One uncultured Hyphomonas sp. genomic region harbors:
- a CDS encoding enoyl-CoA hydratase-related protein produces the protein MAYEQVLLEKDGPAAIITLNRPDKLNAFTNQLGRELADAIRACDADDDVRGIIITGAGRHFCAGADISDGADAFDTKSGSGAKNFGTSEPGKTRDGAGFIGAMYACQKPLIAAFNGAAVGVGITMMLPTDFKIASEKAKFGFVFAQRGLPPEAGSAWFLPQLVGLPQALRWCMTGRVFDAGEALEGGLISEIHPPEELLPAAKRIVAEIAQNTAPVSVALVRQLLWRFGPAADPFGLLKVDGQFALTLGSSPDVKEGVTAFLEKRAPNFPGKVSADMPDGYPWW, from the coding sequence ATGGCTTACGAGCAGGTGCTTCTGGAAAAGGATGGCCCTGCGGCCATCATCACCCTCAACCGCCCGGACAAGCTGAACGCATTCACCAACCAGCTTGGCCGGGAACTCGCCGATGCGATCCGCGCCTGTGACGCAGATGATGACGTACGCGGCATCATCATCACGGGCGCGGGACGGCACTTCTGCGCAGGCGCGGACATTTCCGATGGCGCGGATGCCTTCGATACGAAGAGTGGAAGCGGCGCGAAGAATTTCGGCACCAGCGAGCCCGGCAAGACCCGGGACGGGGCAGGTTTCATCGGCGCGATGTATGCCTGCCAGAAGCCGCTGATTGCCGCGTTCAACGGCGCGGCTGTCGGCGTGGGCATCACGATGATGCTGCCGACCGATTTCAAGATTGCGTCAGAGAAAGCGAAGTTCGGATTTGTCTTCGCGCAGCGCGGCCTGCCGCCGGAAGCGGGCAGCGCCTGGTTCCTGCCGCAGCTGGTCGGCCTGCCTCAGGCGCTCCGCTGGTGCATGACCGGCCGGGTGTTCGATGCCGGGGAGGCGCTGGAAGGCGGCCTGATCAGCGAGATCCACCCGCCCGAGGAGCTGCTGCCCGCTGCCAAGCGAATCGTCGCCGAGATCGCGCAGAACACGGCGCCGGTTTCGGTCGCGCTCGTCCGTCAGCTGCTCTGGAGATTCGGGCCGGCAGCAGATCCGTTCGGCCTGTTGAAAGTCGACGGCCAGTTCGCGCTGACCCTCGGATCGTCCCCGGATGTGAAAGAGGGGGTGACGGCTTTTCTTGAAAAGCGCGCGCCGAATTTCCCCGGAAAGGTCTCAGCCGACATGCCGGACGGTTATCCCTGGTGGTAA
- a CDS encoding nitronate monooxygenase family protein, with protein sequence MAIKTRFTEEFGIEHPIAQGGMQWVGYAEMVAPVANAGGLGFLTALTQPTPEDLAKEIARTKEMTDKPFGVNLTILPAIKPPPYAEYRDAIIQGGVKIVETAGYKPQEHIDHFKQHGIKIIHKCTAVRHALSAERMGADAISIDGFECAGHPGEDDIPGLILIPAAADKVKVPMLASGGFGDGRGLAAALALGADGINMGTRFCVTKEAPINEAFKRQMVENDERATNLIFRTLHNTARVMKNAVSDEVVAIERKGGAKFEDVQHLVAGVRGRKAMAEGDTDGGIWSAGMIQGLIHDIPTVEELIDRIVADAEKIIRERLESMLK encoded by the coding sequence ATGGCAATCAAGACACGCTTTACTGAAGAGTTCGGGATCGAGCACCCGATCGCACAAGGCGGCATGCAATGGGTCGGTTATGCCGAAATGGTCGCGCCAGTGGCCAATGCGGGTGGCCTCGGCTTCCTGACGGCGCTGACGCAGCCGACGCCGGAAGACCTCGCCAAGGAAATTGCGCGCACCAAGGAAATGACGGACAAGCCGTTCGGTGTGAACCTGACCATCCTGCCGGCGATCAAGCCGCCGCCTTATGCCGAATACCGCGATGCCATCATCCAGGGCGGCGTGAAAATTGTCGAAACCGCAGGCTACAAGCCGCAGGAACATATCGACCATTTCAAGCAGCATGGCATCAAGATCATCCACAAATGTACGGCTGTGCGGCACGCCCTGTCGGCCGAACGGATGGGCGCCGATGCGATCTCCATCGACGGTTTCGAATGTGCCGGCCACCCGGGCGAGGACGATATTCCGGGCCTGATCCTGATCCCGGCAGCCGCCGACAAGGTGAAAGTGCCCATGCTCGCGTCCGGCGGCTTCGGCGACGGGCGCGGCCTCGCAGCGGCTCTGGCCCTTGGTGCCGACGGCATCAATATGGGCACGCGCTTCTGCGTCACCAAGGAAGCCCCGATCAACGAAGCCTTCAAGCGCCAGATGGTCGAGAATGACGAGCGCGCCACGAACCTCATCTTCCGTACCCTGCACAATACGGCCCGCGTGATGAAGAACGCCGTCTCCGACGAAGTGGTCGCGATCGAGCGCAAGGGCGGGGCGAAATTCGAGGACGTCCAGCATCTCGTCGCCGGTGTCCGCGGCCGCAAGGCGATGGCGGAAGGCGACACGGATGGCGGTATCTGGTCGGCAGGCATGATCCAGGGCCTGATCCACGACATTCCGACCGTCGAGGAACTGATCGACCGGATCGTCGCAGACGCCGAGAAGATCATCCGGGAACGTCTCGAGTCGATGCTCAAATAG
- a CDS encoding oxygenase MpaB family protein: protein MQEIKSYLGWKVDYLNPPGEPAFAGPDSVSWQVFKNPIALAIGGVAAVLLEFADARIRSGVWDHSVFKTDPIGRSKRTGVAAMVGVYGPQTAARRVIQGVTNMHARVEGQTPSGEPYKALDLKLLDWVSATASFGFLTAYDRFVKPVSAADKTRFFEEGVPVSRLYGVQNPIRSLEDFDAMLQTLLPRFEPHPINTEFLDIMCSGRAAPGVPKGLQSALVHAAVAILPPAVRERLELGPEYDLHWKGEMTVKLMARAAERFPDPSSPAAHASERLGLPRSFLWKGDAERARLLEARDMGKLQNA, encoded by the coding sequence GTGCAGGAGATCAAATCCTATCTCGGCTGGAAGGTGGATTACCTCAATCCTCCTGGTGAACCGGCATTTGCCGGGCCGGACTCCGTTTCCTGGCAGGTTTTCAAGAACCCCATTGCACTGGCCATTGGCGGCGTTGCGGCGGTGCTTCTGGAATTTGCCGATGCGCGTATCCGCTCCGGCGTGTGGGACCATTCCGTCTTCAAGACAGACCCGATCGGCCGGTCGAAGCGCACAGGCGTCGCGGCCATGGTCGGCGTTTACGGACCGCAGACTGCCGCCCGCCGCGTCATTCAGGGCGTCACCAACATGCACGCCCGGGTCGAGGGGCAGACGCCGTCCGGTGAGCCTTACAAGGCGCTGGACTTGAAATTGCTCGACTGGGTCAGCGCAACAGCCAGCTTTGGCTTCCTGACGGCCTATGACCGCTTCGTGAAGCCGGTCTCCGCGGCAGACAAGACGCGTTTCTTCGAAGAAGGCGTGCCAGTCTCGCGGCTGTACGGCGTGCAGAATCCGATCCGTTCGCTGGAAGACTTCGACGCCATGTTGCAGACGTTGCTGCCACGCTTCGAACCGCATCCGATCAATACTGAATTCCTGGACATCATGTGCTCCGGCCGCGCCGCACCGGGCGTGCCCAAAGGGCTGCAGAGCGCGCTTGTGCATGCCGCGGTCGCGATCCTGCCGCCGGCTGTCCGGGAGCGGCTTGAACTGGGGCCGGAATACGACCTGCACTGGAAGGGCGAGATGACGGTGAAGCTGATGGCCAGGGCTGCCGAGCGCTTTCCAGACCCATCCTCACCTGCCGCGCATGCCAGCGAACGCCTCGGCCTGCCGCGGTCCTTCCTCTGGAAGGGAGACGCCGAACGCGCCCGCCTTCTTGAGGCGCGGGACATGGGCAAGCTCCAGAACGCCTGA
- a CDS encoding exopolysaccharide biosynthesis protein — MATVNNLSSLLHSLETNTEGDKVTVRAMLNAVGRRSYGPILLLLGFLALSPLTIIPGATWLVAIITLLIAGQILIGRPFPWIPSRFLKIEFPREALLQGIKLADPYVCQVDRFLKPRLAVLTSPLFAPFVALICIAAAILTIPLGLVPFGPVLPGLTVFLFGLALTARDGFVLILAALGLAAACWLLFRLWARISGAFA; from the coding sequence ATGGCCACGGTCAACAATCTGTCCTCGCTGCTGCACAGCCTGGAGACGAATACCGAAGGGGACAAGGTTACCGTCCGGGCCATGCTGAATGCGGTCGGGCGGCGCTCCTACGGTCCGATCCTGCTTCTGCTCGGCTTCCTCGCGCTCAGCCCGCTCACCATCATTCCCGGCGCGACCTGGCTGGTCGCGATCATCACGCTGCTTATCGCCGGCCAGATCCTGATCGGACGGCCATTCCCGTGGATTCCTTCGCGTTTTCTCAAAATTGAATTCCCGCGTGAGGCGCTGTTGCAGGGCATCAAACTGGCGGATCCCTATGTCTGCCAGGTCGACCGTTTCCTGAAACCGCGGCTGGCTGTTCTGACCTCGCCGCTGTTCGCGCCCTTCGTGGCGCTGATCTGTATCGCGGCGGCCATCCTGACGATTCCATTGGGACTTGTGCCATTCGGGCCGGTTCTTCCGGGCCTGACCGTTTTCCTGTTCGGCCTTGCCCTGACGGCCCGGGACGGGTTCGTCCTGATCCTGGCCGCGCTGGGCCTGGCGGCGGCGTGCTGGCTGCTGTTCCGGCTCTGGGCGCGGATATCCGGCGCGTTCGCTTGA
- a CDS encoding L-serine ammonia-lyase: MVFDRGRLYRHRAAAAAAGRGRSSAGRPVRAASVRSAADLLAICAEAGAGIADIILTNEDAMRPRAETEAALDRIAEVMLACIERGLAREGVLPGGLKVRRRAPDLWKKLQNDPQSNEREQLFDWLNVYAMAVNEENANGGQVVTAPTNGAAGIIPAVIRHYCADTEDRTARLRRFLLTAGGIGLLYKQRASISGAEMGCQGEVGVACSMAAAGLAAVWGASPQQVCNAAEIGMEHNLGLTCDPVGGLVQIPCIERNAIGAVKAANAARLALHSANQTHVSLDQVIETMRQTGMDMSSKYKETSQGGLAVNVIEC; this comes from the coding sequence CTGGTATTCGACCGGGGGCGGCTTTATCGCCACCGAGCGGCAGCTGCAGCGGCCGGTCGAGGACGATCTTCTGCCGGTCGGCCCGTCCGTGCCGCATCCGTTCGATCTGCCGCAGACCTCCTGGCCATTTGCGCTGAGGCCGGGGCCGGCATCGCCGACATCATCCTCACCAATGAGGATGCGATGCGCCCCCGCGCCGAGACGGAAGCGGCGCTGGACCGGATCGCGGAGGTCATGCTCGCCTGCATCGAACGTGGCCTGGCGCGCGAAGGCGTTCTGCCGGGCGGGCTCAAGGTACGCCGCCGTGCGCCGGACCTGTGGAAGAAACTGCAGAACGACCCTCAGTCGAACGAGCGGGAGCAATTGTTCGACTGGCTGAATGTCTATGCCATGGCGGTGAACGAGGAGAACGCCAATGGCGGGCAGGTCGTCACCGCGCCAACCAATGGCGCGGCCGGCATCATTCCCGCCGTGATCCGCCATTACTGCGCCGATACGGAAGACCGCACCGCACGCCTGCGCCGGTTCCTGCTCACTGCCGGGGGCATCGGCCTGCTTTACAAGCAGCGGGCCTCGATCTCGGGCGCGGAAATGGGCTGCCAGGGAGAGGTCGGCGTGGCCTGTTCCATGGCGGCGGCCGGGCTTGCCGCTGTCTGGGGCGCCAGCCCGCAGCAGGTCTGCAATGCGGCCGAGATCGGCATGGAGCACAATCTTGGCCTGACCTGCGATCCCGTCGGGGGCCTCGTTCAGATCCCCTGTATCGAGCGCAACGCGATCGGCGCAGTGAAGGCCGCCAACGCCGCGCGGCTGGCGCTGCACTCGGCCAACCAGACGCATGTATCGCTCGATCAGGTGATCGAGACCATGCGCCAGACCGGCATGGACATGTCTTCAAAATACAAGGAAACATCGCAGGGCGGCCTCGCCGTGAACGTCATCGAGTGTTGA
- a CDS encoding FAD-dependent monooxygenase: protein MHVLVVGGGIGGLTAALALEKRGHAVTVVEQSGVISEVGAGLQLSPNAMKVLNGLGVGARVMTDAFRPQAAEMRWGRSGATIFSIPLRKAAVNRWGAEYIHVHRADLIEALRAELAARAPDSILLGHRLERYENRGDKVVAYFEGGGTMEADLLIGADGIHSAVRNQMLGPDKPEFTGCVAWRATAPVTALGDHAPPPTATVWAGPRKHAVTYLLRRGSLANFVGVVEHKTAGDESWTATGAKEQALKDFKRWHPSVTAIIEAADSMNRWALYGRKPLPKWSDGRATLLGDACHPMLPFLAQGAAMAIEDAWALAACLETEADVAAALAAYEARRKPRVTRVQAGARANAKLYHRGNPITRFGSYVPMAMAARAAPGFVRSRLDWIYDHDETSL, encoded by the coding sequence ATGCATGTTCTTGTCGTCGGCGGTGGAATTGGGGGCCTGACAGCCGCCCTCGCGCTGGAAAAGCGCGGTCATGCCGTTACCGTTGTCGAGCAATCCGGCGTCATCAGCGAGGTTGGGGCCGGGCTGCAGCTGAGCCCCAATGCGATGAAAGTCCTGAATGGTCTGGGCGTCGGGGCACGGGTGATGACGGATGCGTTCCGCCCGCAGGCGGCCGAGATGCGCTGGGGGCGCAGCGGCGCGACCATCTTCTCCATTCCATTGCGCAAGGCGGCAGTGAACCGGTGGGGCGCCGAATACATCCATGTTCACCGGGCGGACCTGATCGAGGCGCTGCGCGCAGAACTCGCCGCCCGGGCGCCCGACTCAATCCTGCTCGGCCACCGGCTGGAGCGCTATGAGAACCGGGGCGACAAGGTGGTCGCGTATTTCGAAGGCGGCGGCACGATGGAGGCAGACCTCCTGATCGGCGCGGATGGCATTCATTCGGCCGTGCGCAATCAGATGCTGGGGCCGGACAAGCCGGAATTCACCGGCTGCGTCGCCTGGCGCGCGACAGCGCCGGTCACCGCGCTCGGAGATCATGCTCCGCCGCCTACGGCGACTGTCTGGGCCGGACCGCGCAAGCATGCCGTGACCTATCTGCTGCGCCGGGGCAGCCTCGCGAATTTCGTCGGGGTTGTGGAACACAAGACCGCCGGTGACGAATCCTGGACCGCGACCGGGGCCAAGGAGCAGGCGCTCAAGGATTTCAAACGCTGGCATCCATCCGTTACCGCGATTATCGAAGCGGCGGATTCCATGAATCGCTGGGCGCTTTATGGCCGCAAGCCGCTGCCCAAATGGAGCGACGGCCGCGCGACCCTGCTGGGCGATGCCTGCCATCCGATGTTGCCGTTCCTGGCGCAGGGGGCGGCGATGGCGATCGAGGACGCTTGGGCGCTGGCCGCCTGTCTGGAAACTGAAGCGGATGTGGCGGCGGCGCTCGCTGCTTACGAAGCCCGCCGCAAGCCGCGTGTGACCCGGGTTCAGGCCGGGGCCCGCGCCAATGCGAAGCTCTACCATCGGGGCAACCCGATCACGCGTTTCGGGTCCTATGTGCCGATGGCCATGGCGGCGCGCGCCGCGCCGGGCTTTGTCCGGTCGCGCCTCGACTGGATCTATGACCACGACGAAACGTCTCTTTAG
- a CDS encoding zinc-finger domain-containing protein yields the protein MSTKRDVFDPPEVVMVKTHKVSCNGGGGALGHPRVWYEMGDEDFVECKYCDRRFVLIGGKDDPGRGH from the coding sequence ATGTCTACCAAGCGCGATGTTTTCGACCCACCCGAAGTCGTGATGGTCAAAACCCATAAGGTCTCCTGTAATGGCGGCGGCGGCGCGCTTGGCCACCCGCGCGTCTGGTACGAGATGGGCGACGAGGATTTTGTCGAGTGCAAATACTGCGACCGGCGTTTCGTCCTGATCGGCGGCAAAGACGACCCCGGCCGGGGTCACTGA
- a CDS encoding ABC transporter ATP-binding protein, with amino-acid sequence MTDQNSAPEYAIEVENLQKVYAASGRMPEKHALKGISLKIPRGSIFGLLGPNGAGKSTFINILAGLVNKTSGTASIWGLDIDKHPRQSRAAIGVVNQEIVADPFFTPFEMLELMAGFYGVPKGERQTDEILAAVGLDDKKDAYVRQLSGGMKRRLMVAKALVHNPPVLILDEPTAGVDVELRRSMWTYVRELHDRGTTIILTTHYLEEAEELCDSIAIVNHGEIVACEPTPSLLARLDYKTLVITPREPLTAVPDALSELDAKMRESGELEITFRTSETGIGRLLEQVRQAGIGIGDLVTETPDLEDVFLALTSEPA; translated from the coding sequence ATGACTGACCAAAACTCCGCCCCGGAATATGCAATTGAAGTCGAGAACCTGCAGAAGGTGTACGCTGCCTCCGGCCGCATGCCCGAAAAGCACGCCCTGAAGGGAATCAGCCTGAAAATTCCGCGCGGATCGATCTTCGGCCTTCTGGGGCCGAACGGGGCGGGCAAGTCCACCTTCATCAACATCCTGGCAGGCCTGGTGAACAAGACCTCCGGCACGGCCAGCATCTGGGGGCTCGATATCGACAAACACCCCCGCCAGAGCCGCGCCGCCATTGGCGTTGTGAACCAGGAAATCGTTGCCGACCCCTTCTTCACCCCGTTTGAAATGCTGGAACTGATGGCGGGCTTTTACGGCGTCCCGAAAGGCGAACGCCAGACAGACGAAATCCTCGCCGCCGTGGGCCTCGACGACAAAAAAGACGCCTATGTGCGCCAGCTGTCGGGCGGCATGAAGCGCCGCCTGATGGTCGCCAAAGCCCTCGTCCACAATCCGCCTGTCCTGATCCTCGACGAGCCGACTGCCGGCGTGGACGTGGAACTGCGCCGCTCGATGTGGACCTATGTGCGCGAACTGCATGACCGCGGCACCACGATCATCCTGACGACTCACTATCTGGAAGAAGCCGAGGAACTCTGCGATTCCATCGCCATCGTGAACCATGGCGAGATTGTCGCCTGCGAACCGACGCCGAGCCTGCTAGCCCGGCTCGACTACAAGACCCTTGTGATCACCCCCAGAGAGCCGCTGACGGCCGTCCCGGACGCCCTGTCCGAGCTGGATGCGAAGATGCGCGAGTCAGGTGAGCTGGAAATTACGTTCCGGACCAGCGAGACCGGAATCGGCCGCCTTCTGGAACAGGTGCGTCAGGCCGGAATCGGAATCGGGGACCTCGTCACCGAGACCCCCGACCTTGAAGACGTGTTCCTGGCGCTGACCAGCGAGCCAGCCTGA